The genome window ACTGTGGATGGATATCTATAGGATACCTATACGATCCTTTAGATctagccaattaccgcccagtctcgaatctttcgtttctgggtaaggtaattgagcagGCAGTTGCGGACCAGCTCCAGAAATTTCTGGATGACACAGAGGCATTGGATCCCTTTCCCCTGTTTAAATAGATGTTAATATTGTCATCTATATATAGGTCAGATGCTGGCTCGTAGAACATATTGCTCCTAAAGTGGCTTTTACCTTGCAGCACATTGGTATCATTGGTACCATATAAGAAACAGGTATTTGCTGTTGAAACTTTGAGGCACAGCCCAGACTTTTGTTAGAAATAAGCAAGAccgttggggtgggggagaatgtaagCCTGTTCAGGGGTCAATAGTTCATGACACATGTTGCTGGCAAACTACATAATACCaggttgtctgtctgtctgtctgtgtcatgcccccacagagcctttggttatttccccttcaagatttagtttccccacagtcagtatggttttgcttattgttaagtcttccttgggagggtattttagttagtccctgcccctttaagacttttcccagtaggcaatttcctctccttacccagcatcccctgtttttAGTTCGTCAGTCTCAAAGAGGTGCTAAGGAAAGCTGGGGTCCTTTAATATTCATGACGTTCATGTGTCCATATGTTGGTCCAAAGAGGAGTCCATTTGTCCATATGATGGTCTAAGAGAGCAAGCTAAGTTTATCAGCAGCTGCTAGAGCATGgaccaagaccaacagagccgtgaggaagcaagagatggtgatccatctgaaagcagccagaaaaggacccagtctgcagctcctatcatcctgaagacaagcaagtactcccaTCAGttagagccagggaggagttagagtcttgtCTTTCTCTGTTAATAAAGCCATTATTACAACTGTTAAGACTGTCTtgacctttctgtcccagccaagaacagggcacctccaacagagttacttggggggggggggggggcagaacagtctgtctatttatttatttatttatttatttatttattaaatttgtatgctgcctctccagcccttcaaaacagtaaaataaagcaaagcaaataacagcaaaaaaagacaaatataaatcatatcattaaaacaaaaattaaaacttaaaaataaaatggccttGGCCACAATATTCACATTTTATGAAGTCGACATTACATCATTTTTTTTCACTCATTTTTAAGTTAAAAAACCCACCTAAAATCATCCAACAACAAAATCAACAAAATATTGTTAGAAATGCTTCACTCATCTCTAGTCAGGATCATCTTTCCAATCTCTCAACCCACCTTGTTGTATGCAGACTCTGGTATAACTGGCCAAGAACTTGCAAAAGCTGTCCTTCCATTTCTCTGTCTTGGAAGTGCTGGGCTAGGGAAATTTGGTGCTCATGGTAAATAATGCAGGCACCAGTATTTGGGTGTACTTTGCTATAGAAATGGCTGAGGGATTCAACGACATGAAGCTGACCTGTAGGGTACAGTGTAATTTGCAGGATTAAAAGTCAGGCATTTAGTAAAGGCCATCTTTACTTCTGATGATCACCTTCCAATACTTTAATTACTCACTCATCATGTTGCGAGACATCAAGGCAATTGCCAAGGCCAGCTCATAGAACAGCTTGCTCTCTTCTAATTTATTCCTCTCCACCTGGGATTGCGCCAACCACAGCAGTACCTGTACTAATTCCATCTGTGCATCATCACCACCCTGAAATTCAAAATACAACCTAACAGCCTGGAGAAAGTAACATTCAGCTAGGTGGTTTGCCCTACAAGACAGAGCCAGGCATCCAAAGTTGGATAAGGCAATTGCTTGATTCCGTCTGTTGCCAGTCTCCCGAGCTTTATTTAAAGCCCACAAATAGTTTTCAGCTGACTTCTGCACCTGACCTTCTCTCTTAAGGGCAATGGCCAGAAGGTTATGGACCACCCCATCCTGTGTCACGCTATCCGTCTGTCGCAGAGAATGCAGGAGGCAGAGCATGATCTCTGAAGCTTTTTCTGCCTGGCTGTTCAAAGCATACAGCCACCCCAAACAAAGGGAAGATTCAAAAACCTCTTCCTCACCTATCACTTTGCCAAGGGCAACAGCCTTACTGCAATAATGGACAGCTGCCTGTACCAAGCCATGCTTCAGGTACATTTTGGATAAAACTGCACACATAGCTCTCTCAGTAGACACAGCACTCTTTTCATGAGAGAACGCCAGGGCACTACTGAGATAAAAGCAAGCCACAGCAGGGACATTGCAGCTTCTTTCTTGGACTTTGAGGAGCTTAGAGGCATTTTTAAGGATAAATCCAGCTCTCCAAATGGGAGTCAGTGCCCCTGTTGTGCCATTAGGGGAAAACAGCCTGGCAGATGCCAAAGCAATGTGTGGCAAGTACTTCTTGTCATACAGGTAGCTCAAAATGGGCATTGTGCCTAAAGAGAGTGCTCTAGAGTCCTGGCTGGAGAAACTGGCACAAAGGAACTGCAGGTGCTCTGCAAATGGCAGGACCTCATCATATTTGCCCAGCTGAAGGAAGAGCCTGACAACAAGGAAGGAGGATCGGACTTCCAGGGCAGTGTTGCCTGTAGCAACTGCTTCTCTCAGGATGTACATCATGACCTCTAGTTCATTCTCAGAGCTGAAGCAGTGCCCTGGCAGGCAGGCCACAAGAGCCACCACTTTCCCAATCACAGACAAGAACTTTTGCTTCATCTTCTGCTTCAGATAAATGGCAGCCAGGTGTGTGTACAGAGAGGTAAGCAAGGGCATATCATCAAAGCCCTTGTCCATAGTGCTCACAGCTTCTTCAAAATAGACTCGGGCTTGAGAGAACTTGGCCCTCTTGACACAAAGTCGGCCCAAAAGAAAACATATTCGAATGTGAGCCCAAGCAAGATGACCTTTCTTGGCCCAGTTCCTAGATGTTTCAAGGTATAAGACAAGTTCCTCCTCATTGGAAAAGCCATAGAAGGTAGAactgaggaaggaaaaagagatgtCATAGAGACCTTGGAAATGGGCCACATAGCCACGTTGGTTAAGGAAAGTCAGTATAGGGTCAAAAACATCAGAGTCTTCCATGTGTCCAGCATTCAAATCAATAAAAAATTTGGGATCATCAAGGTCATCTGGTTCAGGTAAAAGTAAACTTTCCATGGGGGAAGATGAAGATTCTTCATCCTGAAAGGACATCTCTGAATCACTAGGGGTGGGCAAGCTATTTGCAGCCTGCCTGCTCCAACCCTCTAATGTCCAGCCATCCTTAAGACCTCGTAAAATtgcatctgaaaaagaaaaataagtcaCAAGGAAGTGCTTCTCCTCAAGAGCATTAATTTCTAGAGAAAAGAAGAGCTATTTCCCCTGGCATCTAAACTCACCTGATGATGTTTGTGAAAACACTGCTACAGGTTCAAAACCATCTGTAAAATTAatagaaagggaggaaaaaaacatgCAAGATAAGCCACATCAAGGTTGGCCTTTAAATGCTGCACTAGTAACAAGGCTTTCTGGTGATTCAGCTTCGAGCCTAACAATAGGAGATGACATCTTGGGAACTATGCCTGGGTGACAGAAGGTACAGCAGCAGGGACAAAGATGCACAACTTATGAGAAGAGCTTATGAGAAGAGTGGGCTTGCAATCAGTTCCACATCAGAGCAGACTATTGGTTCTTGAAAAGAAAAATACCATCAGCAGTTGAATTATGCTATAAGAGGCAGTTTCCCTTTTATTCCTTTTCACCAGCCCTCTAAATAATGAAGCCCACAGATTTCCAGTGAAAGGtattgagggggaagggggggtgttaGTAATATCTATCCACAGGCTGgactctaaaaaaaacccctaagttGCATGTACAGGTCATCACTGTGACCCACAAAACTATTTATGTAGTTTTATTTGCTAGCAGTTGGTGCTATTGACTCAAAAAGGAACATTTCACTCCTAGAATACAGCGTATgtattgggatgggggagggggagagggggaagacaTGCTCACCAAGTCTGTATACAGAGGCAATGTCCGTCTGAGCAAGTTCACTAAGAAGACTACTGTAATGTGCCTCGTTACCATTGTAGGGAACTTGAAGGAAGGAAACCACTTCTTCTTCACTGAAAAATACTGGACTCTTTCTTCTGCATTAGGAAGAAATACTGGTAAATGTCAGTGAGCACCCTGTCTTTCCATTAACTCCCAAACTCATTATTTGTTGCTGCTGAGAGACACAGACCAACTCTGTTCCCATGAGATCTGCAATTTCTAATACCCTACCCtacatattacatttttatcccactattCTTCCAGGTAACCCAGAGTTGCATATAAAGTTctccatttcattttcatattaaccctgtgaggtagctaggctgagagagtgaatGACCGAAGGTCGCCCAATGAGCTTTATGAGTACAAGGCAATCTCCCTAGCTCTTGTTCAatatcttaaccattacactacccTGCCTCTTGGTGATGCTCTCTTTCCCACTGATTTTACATGGTGGTGAATGGTTTGCATCCCAAGCAGAGATGTGAGTacatgcagggggaaaaaaatcagaaaaatgaaGGGAGGAATGTCCCCTTGTTTTATTCTAAGgtatttttccccatttcactAAAAATAGAAAATTTAGGGGGACAGTGAAAAGACACTCCTATGAAACTcctattttctcttttagaatgaataaaatacattttaaggcAAGGTTTTTTACATTCAGAGTATGTATCATAAAAAAGTCTTAGGGTccatttttccagtgaaaaaattTGGGAAATTGACAGcagagatctttttttaaaaaaaaccctcctacaTTTTAGACACagacttttgttttaatttaaataattctGACACCAATTAATATGCTATATGTTTAATGATAATAAACTTTAATTagttctgtgtttttaatgttatAAGGTTTAACTTAACATCTAAACATGATAGCAGTCCCACCTACTCTGTGAGAACTTTTGTCTGAATAAGACACATCCTTTTGTTtactacagaatttgttttctgcaacttttatttttcctatCTCTTAGATGgtaaaaattaaatatacaagTGCTACGGTAGCATAAGATATAGCAGTTTGCAACACGTTCACATGTACTGGGCATACCTGAAAGTTATATATAAAAGCTGAAGatgattatccttttaaattccATCAATATGATGAATAATCCAATAGATGCATTTTATGCATTTACATTGAAAAAAATAGCTTCCATAGGACAGTAAGTACTGCATATATTAAAGAACTTCCTGCCAGTTAGAGCATTTCCTCAGTGGAACTGGCTTCCTCAGGAAgtggtgggctctccttctttggaggtttttaagcaaagACTAAATGGCCATCTGGCAGCTagactgattctgtgaacttacaGATTAtgaaaggagggcaggaagggatggctCTTATGGTGTGGCTCATATGACTTTTCTTACGTGCCCAGGGTAATGCTAATGGCCATTCTGGTGTCagaaagcaattttcctccaggccagactggccagggatcctggagggtttttttttttttgctatcttcTAGGCATGGAGCAGAAGTCTCTGGAGAAGTGGTGGTTGTGGTTGGGAGGAGGTAGTTATGAATTTCCTGTACTGTGCAGGAAGTCGGACTTGATAACGCtggaggtctcttccaattctttgaTTCTATTATTCCGTTTCAATTCCCCCTAAAATTTCCGTGGCTTTTTTCCTGGCTTTCAAAATCTCCagcaaaccaaaaaaggaaaaaagattccagatGACTGTTATTTTGAAAAGCATACATTTGTGCTGCTGAGAGCTGCACTAAGCTCATTTAGGCAGAATGGGCATGTAAAAATAAAGGATGCTAGACAAGTTTTTATCTGGACAACTGGGAGCAGAGATTCCTGATTCTGCCAAGAACAGAACTGGGCTCAGGAAAACTGGGTGAGCTTCCAAAACTGTGGTCCACACAGGACTAAAAGATTTAAAGAACTAAATAAGCTTGATGAACGAATATTACAAATTACCCTCTCTTTGAAAAAAGCATTTGTTCTGGTATCTGTTATTTGTGTGCATCTTTTACTGCAACATGTTTAAACGAGTTTTGTCAAAAAGACTACTATTCAAAAGAAACTATTAGTTTCAGGAAGAGCAGCTATAGTAAGGTTCTATAATTTATAttttcataatattttatttaattgatcAATTAATCTATCAGTTTAGTATGGCTAACAAAACTATGACTGACATGTTAGGCTTGTTTTATAACTTTAAACTCTGACTTTTCATAATATAAGAAGCATGATCTGTTAACatttgaactggaaaaaaatatcacTGTAATGGATTTTTTCCCAGAGTATGAACATGGGCAAAGTCTTGAGGCAGGCAACAGTGACACCTAGTGACCACCCAATTTAGATGCAAATATGCATACTTTGGGCTTCTGTGCACTTACAGTTTGCCTCAACGTTGTTTGTTTTGTAGTGGGGTTTTCttctggttttctgtttacagaaGAGATTGGGCCAGATTCCTCACTCAGTTCTCAGGTGTCAAGTCCATTTAACAGAGACAAGCTGGCCCATAAATTCTGCATATGTTGTTTTTcagcaaactccccccccccccgcccatttccCCCCCGGCATCTGATAACTCAGTAGATCAGTCCTTTGCTCCAATGCTAGAGCTGTagcatttaaacacacacatacacacagacgcacgcgcacgtgcacacacacacaaaaaaccctttttgatcctttggaaatggtggccagaagagcccatttggggaggctgcttCCCCGTCCTTTTTTCCTGGTTTCTAATAGTTCAA of Sphaerodactylus townsendi isolate TG3544 linkage group LG03, MPM_Stown_v2.3, whole genome shotgun sequence contains these proteins:
- the SH3TC2 gene encoding SH3 domain and tetratricopeptide repeat-containing protein 2 isoform X3; the encoded protein is MANQARGFQGEKYSSSSSVQPVLLASWSSLYQYTSEPSEKCFQKEKMASGNSSELDPGSQPAQIGEGILETESVSLAVGEGFPNEISLSFSVKSRSGQGLNHQLQEAARKRLWALENDDKDVCSLFKELSARLVCIQAQEDQFLLSFKTIEEIWKFSTYLALGYVACCLEHLLFTPAYWLDCALVEDTEITVTIDEDHMATMYLGLLLQEGNFFARAVLNVLTEEEEEELKLYKNELVHVKDIGHETKWEGTSLSTDQRGLVPVTTIEPLPHPFYQWFLKNYPMSCAISNQINGSDSLQIDQGRCTATVDHRGRGWDELSFCKGDIIEVQGFLIPGLQWFIGKSTTNGTVGFVQTKCVHPETSEQIRKSPVFFSEEEVVSFLQVPYNGNEAHYSSLLSELAQTDIASVYRLDGFEPVAVFSQTSSDAILRGLKDGWTLEGWSRQAANSLPTPSDSEMSFQDEESSSSPMESLLLPEPDDLDDPKFFIDLNAGHMEDSDVFDPILTFLNQRGYVAHFQGLYDISFSFLSSTFYGFSNEEELVLYLETSRNWAKKGHLAWAHIRICFLLGRLCVKRAKFSQARVYFEEAVSTMDKGFDDMPLLTSLYTHLAAIYLKQKMKQKFLSVIGKVVALVACLPGHCFSSENELEVMMYILREAVATGNTALEVRSSFLVVRLFLQLGKYDEVLPFAEHLQFLCASFSSQDSRALSLGTMPILSYLYDKKYLPHIALASARLFSPNGTTGALTPIWRAGFILKNASKLLKVQERSCNVPAVACFYLSSALAFSHEKSAVSTERAMCAVLSKMYLKHGLVQAAVHYCSKAVALGKVIGEEEVFESSLCLGWLYALNSQAEKASEIMLCLLHSLRQTDSVTQDGVVHNLLAIALKREGQVQKSAENYLWALNKARETGNRRNQAIALSNFGCLALSCRANHLAECYFLQAVRLYFEFQGGDDAQMELVQVLLWLAQSQVERNKLEESKLFYELALAIALMSRNMMSQLHVVESLSHFYSKVHPNTGACIIYHEHQISLAQHFQDREMEGQLLQVLGQLYQSLHTTRSLKRALDCTKQSLRIFIDLGETVKTAQTWLQAGSLYYQMQEDELVEMYLQGGAVPLARKLKAIQSELRVFHKLTELQIGLRNYEKALEFATLAARLSMDVGDQLQELVAFHRLATVYYFLHMYEMAEDCYLKTLSLRSPSLQGAQEAMYYSKVYCRLGDLTLNKLKDEQDAASYFLLALAAATELSDQTWQNRIQEKLAQIYNTSQWNKGLRGWTTYRARWLSEGRHAV
- the SH3TC2 gene encoding SH3 domain and tetratricopeptide repeat-containing protein 2 isoform X6, encoding MANQARGFQGEKYSSSSSVQPVLLASWSSLYQYTSEPSEKCFQKEKMASGNSSELDPGSQPAQIGEGILETESVSLAVGEGFPNEISLSFSVKSRSGQGLNHQLQEAARKRLWALENDDKDVCSLFKELSARLVCIQAQEDQFLLSFKTIEEIWKFSTYLALGYVACCLEHLLFTPAYWLDCALVEDTEITVTIDEDHMATMYLGLLLQEGNFFARAVLNVLTEEEEEELKLYKNELVHVKDIGHETKWEGTSLSTDQRGLVPVTTIEPLPHPFYQWFLKNYPMSCAISNQINGSDSLQIDQGRCTATVDHRGRGWDELSFCKGDIIEVQGFLIPGLQWFIGKSTTNGTVGFVQTKCVHPETSEQIRKSPVFFSEEEVVSFLQVPYNGNEAHYSSLLSELAQTDIASVYRLDGFEPVAVFSQTSSDAILRGLKDGWTLEGWSRQAANSLPTPSDSEMSFQDEESSSSPMESLLLPEPDDLDDPKFFIDLNAGHMEDSDVFDPILTFLNQRGYVAHFQGLYDISFSFLSSTFYGFSNEEELVLYLETSRNWAKKGHLAWAHIRICFLLGRLCVKRAKFSQARVYFEEAVSTMDKGFDDMPLLTSLYTHLAAIYLKQKMKQKFLSVIGKVVALVACLPGHCFSSENELEVMMYILREAVATGNTALEVRSSFLVVRLFLQLGKYDEVLPFAEHLQFLCASFSSQDSRALSLGTMPILSYLYDKKYLPHIALASARLFSPNGTTGALTPIWRAGFILKNASKLLKVQERSCNVPAVACFYLSSALAFSHEKSAVSTERAMCAVLSKMYLKHGLVQAAVHYCSKAVALGKVIGEEEVFESSLCLGWLYALNSQAEKASEIMLCLLHSLRQTDSVTQDGVVHNLLAIALKREGQVQKSAENYLWALNKARETGNRRNQAIALSNFGCLALSCRANHLAECYFLQAVRLYFEFQGGDDAQMELVQVLLWLAQSQVERNKLEESKLFYELALAIALMSRNMMSQLHVVESLSHFYSKVHPNTGACIIYHEHQISLAQHFQDREMEGQLLQVLGQLYQSLHTTRSLKRALDCTKQSLRIFIDLGETVKTAQTWLQAGSLYYQMQEDELVEMYLQAAIQTALKPGELHLAMNLYEEAGDVFFNGMQNRQRAVEYYRVPIATTAGRSCSSS
- the SH3TC2 gene encoding SH3 domain and tetratricopeptide repeat-containing protein 2 isoform X4, with product MRGELSARLVCIQAQEDQFLLSFKTIEEIWKFSTYLALGYVACCLEHLLFTPAYWLDCALVEDTEITVTIDEDHMATMYLGLLLQEGNFFARAVLNVLTEEEEEELKLYKNELVHVKDIGHETKWEGTSLSTDQRGLVPVTTIEPLPHPFYQWFLKNYPMSCAISNQINGSDSLQIDQGRCTATVDHRGRGWDELSFCKGDIIEVQGFLIPGLQWFIGKSTTNGTVGFVQTKCVHPETSEQIRKSPVFFSEEEVVSFLQVPYNGNEAHYSSLLSELAQTDIASVYRLDGFEPVAVFSQTSSDAILRGLKDGWTLEGWSRQAANSLPTPSDSEMSFQDEESSSSPMESLLLPEPDDLDDPKFFIDLNAGHMEDSDVFDPILTFLNQRGYVAHFQGLYDISFSFLSSTFYGFSNEEELVLYLETSRNWAKKGHLAWAHIRICFLLGRLCVKRAKFSQARVYFEEAVSTMDKGFDDMPLLTSLYTHLAAIYLKQKMKQKFLSVIGKVVALVACLPGHCFSSENELEVMMYILREAVATGNTALEVRSSFLVVRLFLQLGKYDEVLPFAEHLQFLCASFSSQDSRALSLGTMPILSYLYDKKYLPHIALASARLFSPNGTTGALTPIWRAGFILKNASKLLKVQERSCNVPAVACFYLSSALAFSHEKSAVSTERAMCAVLSKMYLKHGLVQAAVHYCSKAVALGKVIGEEEVFESSLCLGWLYALNSQAEKASEIMLCLLHSLRQTDSVTQDGVVHNLLAIALKREGQVQKSAENYLWALNKARETGNRRNQAIALSNFGCLALSCRANHLAECYFLQAVRLYFEFQGGDDAQMELVQVLLWLAQSQVERNKLEESKLFYELALAIALMSRNMMSQLHVVESLSHFYSKVHPNTGACIIYHEHQISLAQHFQDREMEGQLLQVLGQLYQSLHTTRSLKRALDCTKQSLRIFIDLGETVKTAQTWLQAGSLYYQMQEDELVEMYLQAAIQTALKPGELHLAMNLYEEAGDVFFNGMQNRQRAVEYYRGGAVPLARKLKAIQSELRVFHKLTELQIGLRNYEKALEFATLAARLSMDVGDQLQELVAFHRLATVYYFLHMYEMAEDCYLKTLSLRSPSLQGAQEAMYYSKVYCRLGDLTLNKLKDEQDAASYFLLALAAATELSDQTWQNRIQEKLAQIYNTSQWNKGLRGWTTYRARWLSEGRHAV
- the SH3TC2 gene encoding SH3 domain and tetratricopeptide repeat-containing protein 2 isoform X2 encodes the protein MANQARGFQGEKYSSSSSVQPVLLASWSSLYQYTSEPSEKCFQKEKMASEISLSFSVKSRSGQGLNHQLQEAARKRLWALENDDKDVCSLFKELSARLVCIQAQEDQFLLSFKTIEEIWKFSTYLALGYVACCLEHLLFTPAYWLDCALVEDTEITVTIDEDHMATMYLGLLLQEGNFFARAVLNVLTEEEEEELKLYKNELVHVKDIGHETKWEGTSLSTDQRGLVPVTTIEPLPHPFYQWFLKNYPMSCAISNQINGSDSLQIDQGRCTATVDHRGRGWDELSFCKGDIIEVQGFLIPGLQWFIGKSTTNGTVGFVQTKCVHPETSEQIRKSPVFFSEEEVVSFLQVPYNGNEAHYSSLLSELAQTDIASVYRLDGFEPVAVFSQTSSDAILRGLKDGWTLEGWSRQAANSLPTPSDSEMSFQDEESSSSPMESLLLPEPDDLDDPKFFIDLNAGHMEDSDVFDPILTFLNQRGYVAHFQGLYDISFSFLSSTFYGFSNEEELVLYLETSRNWAKKGHLAWAHIRICFLLGRLCVKRAKFSQARVYFEEAVSTMDKGFDDMPLLTSLYTHLAAIYLKQKMKQKFLSVIGKVVALVACLPGHCFSSENELEVMMYILREAVATGNTALEVRSSFLVVRLFLQLGKYDEVLPFAEHLQFLCASFSSQDSRALSLGTMPILSYLYDKKYLPHIALASARLFSPNGTTGALTPIWRAGFILKNASKLLKVQERSCNVPAVACFYLSSALAFSHEKSAVSTERAMCAVLSKMYLKHGLVQAAVHYCSKAVALGKVIGEEEVFESSLCLGWLYALNSQAEKASEIMLCLLHSLRQTDSVTQDGVVHNLLAIALKREGQVQKSAENYLWALNKARETGNRRNQAIALSNFGCLALSCRANHLAECYFLQAVRLYFEFQGGDDAQMELVQVLLWLAQSQVERNKLEESKLFYELALAIALMSRNMMSQLHVVESLSHFYSKVHPNTGACIIYHEHQISLAQHFQDREMEGQLLQVLGQLYQSLHTTRSLKRALDCTKQSLRIFIDLGETVKTAQTWLQAGSLYYQMQEDELVEMYLQAAIQTALKPGELHLAMNLYEEAGDVFFNGMQNRQRAVEYYRGGAVPLARKLKAIQSELRVFHKLTELQIGLRNYEKALEFATLAARLSMDVGDQLQELVAFHRLATVYYFLHMYEMAEDCYLKTLSLRSPSLQGAQEAMYYSKVYCRLGDLTLNKLKDEQDAASYFLLALAAATELSDQTWQNRIQEKLAQIYNTSQWNKGLRGWTTYRARWLSEGRHAV
- the SH3TC2 gene encoding SH3 domain and tetratricopeptide repeat-containing protein 2 isoform X5: MANQARGFQGEKYSSSSSVQPVLLASWSSLYQYTSEPSEKCFQKEKMASGNSSELDPGSQPAQIGEGILETESVSLAVGEGFPNEISLSFSVKSRSGQGLNHQLQEAARKRLWALENDDKDVCSLFKELSARLVCIQAQEDQFLLSFKTIEEIWKFSTYLALGYVACCLEHLLFTPAYWLDCALVEDTEITVTIDEDHMATMYLGLLLQEGNFFARAVLNVLTEEEEEELKLYKNELVHVKDIGHETKWEGTSLSTDQRGLVPVTTIEPLPHPFYQWFLKNYPMSCAISNQINGSDSLQIDQGRCTATVDHRGRGWDELSFCKGDIIEVQGFLIPGLQWFIGKSTTNGTVGFVQTKCVHPETSEQIRKSPVFFSEEEVVSFLQVPYNGNEAHYSSLLSELAQTDIASVYRLDGFEPVAVFSQTSSDAILRGLKDGWTLEGWSRQAANSLPTPSDSEMSFQDEESSSSPMESLLLPEPDDLDDPKFFIDLNAGHMEDSDVFDPILTFLNQRGYVAHFQGLYDISFSFLSSTFYGFSNEEELVLYLETSRNWAKKGHLAWAHIRICFLLGRLCVKRAKFSQARVYFEEAVSTMDKGFDDMPLLTSLYTHLAAIYLKQKMKQKFLSVIGKVVALVACLPGHCFSSENELEVMMYILREAVATGNTALEVRSSFLVVRLFLQLGKYDEVLPFAEHLQFLCASFSSQDSRALSLGTMPILSYLYDKKYLPHIALASARLFSPNGTTGALTPIWRAGFILKNASKLLKVQERSCNVPAVACFYLSSALAFSHEKSAVSTERAMCAVLSKMYLKHGLVQAAVHYCSKAVALGKVIGEEEVFESSLCLGWLYALNSQAEKASEIMLCLLHSLRQTDSVTQDGVVHNLLAIALKREGQVQKSAENYLWALNKARETGNRRNQAIALSNFGCLALSCRANHLAECYFLQAVRLYFEFQGGDDAQMELVQVLLWLAQSQVERNKLEESKLFYELALAIALMSRNMMSQLHVVESLSHFYSKVHPNTGACIIYHEHQISLAQHFQDREMEGQLLQVLGQLYQSLHTTRSLKRALDCTKQSLRIFIDLGETVKTAQTWLQAGSLYYQMQEDELVEMYLQAAIQTALKPGELHLAMNLYEEAGDVFFNGMQNRQRAVEYYRVPIATTAGITLRRFPWRSCSSS
- the SH3TC2 gene encoding SH3 domain and tetratricopeptide repeat-containing protein 2 isoform X1; amino-acid sequence: MANQARGFQGEKYSSSSSVQPVLLASWSSLYQYTSEPSEKCFQKEKMASGNSSELDPGSQPAQIGEGILETESVSLAVGEGFPNEISLSFSVKSRSGQGLNHQLQEAARKRLWALENDDKDVCSLFKELSARLVCIQAQEDQFLLSFKTIEEIWKFSTYLALGYVACCLEHLLFTPAYWLDCALVEDTEITVTIDEDHMATMYLGLLLQEGNFFARAVLNVLTEEEEEELKLYKNELVHVKDIGHETKWEGTSLSTDQRGLVPVTTIEPLPHPFYQWFLKNYPMSCAISNQINGSDSLQIDQGRCTATVDHRGRGWDELSFCKGDIIEVQGFLIPGLQWFIGKSTTNGTVGFVQTKCVHPETSEQIRKSPVFFSEEEVVSFLQVPYNGNEAHYSSLLSELAQTDIASVYRLDGFEPVAVFSQTSSDAILRGLKDGWTLEGWSRQAANSLPTPSDSEMSFQDEESSSSPMESLLLPEPDDLDDPKFFIDLNAGHMEDSDVFDPILTFLNQRGYVAHFQGLYDISFSFLSSTFYGFSNEEELVLYLETSRNWAKKGHLAWAHIRICFLLGRLCVKRAKFSQARVYFEEAVSTMDKGFDDMPLLTSLYTHLAAIYLKQKMKQKFLSVIGKVVALVACLPGHCFSSENELEVMMYILREAVATGNTALEVRSSFLVVRLFLQLGKYDEVLPFAEHLQFLCASFSSQDSRALSLGTMPILSYLYDKKYLPHIALASARLFSPNGTTGALTPIWRAGFILKNASKLLKVQERSCNVPAVACFYLSSALAFSHEKSAVSTERAMCAVLSKMYLKHGLVQAAVHYCSKAVALGKVIGEEEVFESSLCLGWLYALNSQAEKASEIMLCLLHSLRQTDSVTQDGVVHNLLAIALKREGQVQKSAENYLWALNKARETGNRRNQAIALSNFGCLALSCRANHLAECYFLQAVRLYFEFQGGDDAQMELVQVLLWLAQSQVERNKLEESKLFYELALAIALMSRNMMSQLHVVESLSHFYSKVHPNTGACIIYHEHQISLAQHFQDREMEGQLLQVLGQLYQSLHTTRSLKRALDCTKQSLRIFIDLGETVKTAQTWLQAGSLYYQMQEDELVEMYLQAAIQTALKPGELHLAMNLYEEAGDVFFNGMQNRQRAVEYYRGGAVPLARKLKAIQSELRVFHKLTELQIGLRNYEKALEFATLAARLSMDVGDQLQELVAFHRLATVYYFLHMYEMAEDCYLKTLSLRSPSLQGAQEAMYYSKVYCRLGDLTLNKLKDEQDAASYFLLALAAATELSDQTWQNRIQEKLAQIYNTSQWNKGLRGWTTYRARWLSEGRHAV